One window of Rhizobium leguminosarum genomic DNA carries:
- a CDS encoding carbohydrate ABC transporter permease, which translates to MSAANSAHSVVEPNRSSKRIAGTIVILYALITLIPLVWIFLTSIKSPPDSISYPPKIVFTPSLEGYCNLFTTRTRQTPDYIASLPAPAGTCEEVTRKRNMVIAGPSNFLPRFINSLVIAFGSTFLAVLLGTLAAYGFSRFKVPLADDLLFFILSTRMMPPIAVAIPIYLMYRELGLSDTAVGMILLYTAVNVSLAVWLLKGFIDEIPREYEEAAMIDGYTRLQAFRKVVLPQATTGIAATAIFCLIFAWNEYAFAALLTSGEAQTAPPFIPTIIGEGGQDWPAVAAGTTIFLIPILVFTILLRKQLLRGITFGAVRK; encoded by the coding sequence ATGAGCGCCGCCAACTCAGCCCATTCGGTCGTCGAACCGAACCGTTCCAGCAAGCGCATCGCCGGCACGATCGTCATTCTCTATGCGCTGATCACCCTCATCCCGCTCGTCTGGATCTTCCTGACCAGCATCAAATCGCCGCCTGATTCGATCAGCTATCCGCCGAAGATCGTCTTCACGCCGTCGCTCGAAGGTTATTGCAACCTGTTCACCACGCGGACGCGGCAGACGCCCGACTATATCGCCTCGCTGCCGGCGCCGGCGGGCACCTGCGAGGAGGTGACGCGCAAGCGCAATATGGTGATCGCCGGCCCGTCGAATTTCCTGCCACGTTTCATCAATTCGCTGGTAATCGCCTTCGGCTCCACCTTCCTCGCGGTCTTACTCGGCACGCTCGCCGCCTATGGCTTCTCGCGCTTCAAGGTGCCGCTTGCCGATGACCTGCTGTTCTTCATCCTGTCGACGCGCATGATGCCGCCGATTGCCGTCGCCATCCCGATCTACCTGATGTATCGCGAGCTCGGCCTGTCGGACACGGCCGTGGGCATGATCCTGCTCTATACCGCCGTCAACGTCTCGCTCGCCGTCTGGCTGCTCAAGGGTTTCATCGACGAAATCCCGCGAGAATACGAGGAAGCGGCGATGATCGACGGCTATACGAGGCTGCAGGCCTTCCGCAAGGTGGTGCTGCCACAGGCCACGACCGGCATCGCCGCCACCGCAATATTCTGCCTGATCTTCGCCTGGAACGAATATGCCTTCGCCGCCCTTCTGACCTCGGGCGAGGCGCAGACCGCCCCGCCCTTCATCCCGACGATCATCGGCGAAGGCGGGCAGGACTGGCCGGCCGTTGCCGCCGGCACGACGATCTTCCTGATCCCGATCCTCGTCTTCACCATTCTCCTGCGCAAGCAGCTGCTGCGCGGCATCACCTTCGGAGCCGTCCGCAAATGA
- a CDS encoding carbohydrate ABC transporter permease: MTISHSSIIENTVDATARATPVSVARRVRGLSDRAIAWLFIAPAIILLLAINIFPLIWAIYLSFTNYRANRPNAPVQGVGLGNYQRVLNDPDIWQAMQTTAHFVFWTIILQTVIGFSLAYLIDRKFRGHAFWTTIILIPMMLSPAVVGNFWRFLYEPQIGLFAYAVSLVSGIPTSDIQMLGNVTLAPWAIIIVDTWMWTPYVMLICLAGLRSIPDYIYEAAEVDRASPWRQFWSITVPMALPFIMLAVLFRGIENFKMFDMVTLLTGGGPGSVTEVASITLKRVAFESWATGRASAFAIVLFVAVFGLANIYVKALNRVKQR; this comes from the coding sequence TTGACCATTTCCCATTCTTCCATCATCGAGAATACAGTCGATGCGACAGCAAGGGCAACGCCGGTCTCGGTCGCCCGGCGCGTCCGCGGCCTCTCCGACAGGGCAATCGCCTGGCTGTTCATCGCTCCGGCCATCATCCTGCTGCTGGCGATCAACATCTTCCCGCTGATCTGGGCAATCTATCTCTCCTTCACCAATTACCGCGCCAACCGGCCGAATGCGCCGGTTCAGGGCGTCGGCCTTGGAAATTACCAGCGCGTTCTGAACGACCCCGATATCTGGCAGGCAATGCAGACCACCGCGCATTTCGTCTTCTGGACCATCATCCTGCAGACGGTGATCGGCTTCAGCCTTGCCTATCTGATCGACCGCAAGTTTCGCGGCCATGCCTTCTGGACAACCATCATCCTGATCCCAATGATGCTGTCGCCCGCCGTCGTCGGCAATTTCTGGCGCTTCCTCTACGAGCCGCAAATCGGCCTCTTTGCCTATGCGGTGTCGCTGGTATCAGGCATTCCAACCTCCGATATCCAGATGCTCGGCAATGTCACTCTGGCGCCCTGGGCGATTATCATCGTCGATACCTGGATGTGGACGCCTTATGTGATGCTGATCTGCCTCGCGGGCCTGCGCTCGATCCCCGACTATATCTACGAAGCGGCCGAGGTCGACCGCGCCTCGCCGTGGCGCCAGTTCTGGTCGATCACCGTGCCGATGGCCCTGCCCTTCATCATGCTCGCCGTGCTCTTCCGTGGCATCGAGAATTTCAAGATGTTCGACATGGTGACGCTGCTCACCGGCGGCGGGCCGGGCTCCGTCACCGAGGTCGCCTCGATCACGCTGAAGCGCGTCGCCTTCGAAAGCTGGGCGACCGGCCGGGCCTCGGCTTTCGCCATCGTCCTCTTCGTCGCGGTGTTCGGCCTCGCCAACATCTATGTCAAGGCATTGAACAGGGTGAAGCAACGATGA
- a CDS encoding ABC transporter substrate-binding protein, translating to MQKTSKALLGLAAAFIMSSALPNLAKADELTLCWAAWDPANALVELSKDFTAKTGTQMKFEFVPWTSYADRFLNELNSHGKLCDLIIGDSQWIGGSAENGHYVKLNDFFDKEGIKMDDFVPATVVGYSEWPKNTPNYWALPAMGDVVGWTYRKDWFEKPELQKEFKGKYGRDLAAPKTYDELKQIAEFFQKRQIDGKTVYGASIYTERGSEGITMGVTNVLYDWGFQYENPKKPYDMEGFVNSADAVKGLEFYKSLYDCCTPPGSSNVYMVESADAFKSGQVAMQMNFAFTWPGLYKDEKVGGDKIGFFPNPAEKAHFAQLGGQGISVVSYSDKKDAALQYIKWFAQPDVQAKWWELGGYSCLNSVVTAPGFAKSQPYAQAFLDSMAIVKDFWAEPSYATLLQDMQKRVHNYVVAGNGTAKEALDGLVKDWSEVFKDDGKI from the coding sequence ATGCAGAAAACATCGAAAGCCCTTTTGGGGCTCGCCGCGGCATTCATCATGTCGTCGGCATTGCCCAATCTCGCCAAAGCCGATGAACTGACGCTCTGCTGGGCCGCATGGGACCCCGCCAACGCGCTTGTCGAGCTGTCGAAGGATTTCACCGCCAAGACTGGCACGCAGATGAAGTTCGAATTCGTTCCCTGGACGAGTTATGCCGACCGCTTCCTCAACGAGCTGAATTCCCATGGCAAGCTCTGCGATCTCATCATCGGTGACAGCCAGTGGATCGGCGGATCGGCCGAGAACGGCCACTACGTCAAGCTCAACGACTTCTTCGACAAGGAAGGCATCAAGATGGATGACTTCGTGCCGGCGACGGTCGTCGGCTACTCGGAATGGCCGAAGAACACGCCGAACTATTGGGCGCTGCCGGCCATGGGCGATGTTGTCGGCTGGACCTACCGCAAGGACTGGTTCGAGAAACCCGAACTGCAGAAGGAGTTCAAGGGAAAATATGGCCGGGACCTGGCCGCCCCCAAGACCTACGATGAGCTGAAGCAGATCGCCGAATTCTTCCAGAAGCGCCAGATCGACGGCAAAACCGTCTACGGCGCCTCGATCTATACAGAGCGCGGCTCCGAAGGCATCACCATGGGCGTTACCAACGTCCTCTACGACTGGGGTTTCCAGTACGAGAACCCGAAGAAGCCCTACGACATGGAGGGCTTCGTCAACTCCGCCGATGCGGTCAAGGGACTGGAATTCTACAAGTCCCTTTATGATTGCTGCACACCGCCCGGCAGCTCGAACGTCTACATGGTCGAATCCGCCGACGCCTTCAAATCGGGCCAGGTCGCCATGCAGATGAACTTCGCCTTCACCTGGCCCGGCCTCTACAAGGACGAGAAGGTCGGCGGCGACAAGATCGGCTTCTTCCCCAATCCGGCTGAAAAGGCGCATTTCGCCCAGCTCGGCGGACAGGGCATCTCGGTCGTCTCCTATTCCGACAAGAAGGACGCAGCACTTCAATACATCAAGTGGTTCGCCCAGCCTGACGTTCAGGCCAAGTGGTGGGAACTCGGCGGTTATTCCTGCCTGAATTCCGTCGTCACTGCGCCAGGCTTTGCCAAGAGCCAGCCCTACGCCCAGGCCTTCCTGGACTCCATGGCGATCGTCAAGGATTTCTGGGCCGAGCCAAGCTATGCCACCCTCCTGCAGGACATGCAGAAACGCGTCCATAACTACGTCGTTGCCGGCAACGGCACAGCCAAGGAAGCGCTCGACGGTCTGGTGAAGGACTGGTCAGAAGTCTTCAAGGACGACGGCAAGATCTAG
- a CDS encoding MFS transporter, with amino-acid sequence MTTAETSENGQEAASGRQAKIVALVVAVSFFMQILDGTIVATSLPQMAASFNVQPVSMSIGITVYMLTMAAFIPLSGWLGDRFGARRIFLMSIAVFTAASLFCGLSGSLAEFVLWRAVQGAGSALMTPVGRIIVLKNARKSELVQAIALITWPALTAPVIGPVLGGFITTYASWHWNFLINIPIGILGMALVLRFVPEQREANPGRLDFVGFILSAAGLTFLLAALELSVKWDGGLLPVISMLAAGIVLSVMATRHFLAVDNPLLDLSAFRVQTFSMSTLSAGTACRVAINATPFLLPLLFQLGFGLSSIAAGTYLLVYFLGNLGMKTVTTPLLRFFGFRFVLVFNGLIAALSITACGFLSPETPLFFTYGLLFLAGLSRSMEFTALNTLAFADIGPAQRSSASTLSSMLQQVSMLLGVAVAAAVLNIAAALRGADNPVLADFRWAFVVVGAIGIVSVLRFLQLPAEAGAEVSGHRKFQKN; translated from the coding sequence ATGACCACGGCAGAGACGAGCGAGAATGGGCAAGAGGCGGCAAGCGGCCGCCAGGCGAAGATCGTGGCGCTGGTTGTTGCCGTTTCCTTCTTCATGCAGATCCTCGACGGCACGATCGTCGCCACCTCGCTGCCGCAGATGGCGGCAAGCTTCAACGTGCAGCCGGTGTCGATGAGCATTGGCATCACCGTCTATATGCTGACGATGGCCGCCTTCATTCCTTTGTCGGGCTGGCTCGGCGACAGGTTCGGTGCGCGCCGTATCTTCCTGATGTCGATCGCCGTCTTTACCGCCGCCTCGCTGTTTTGCGGGCTGTCCGGCAGCCTGGCGGAATTTGTGTTGTGGCGCGCCGTCCAGGGGGCGGGCAGCGCGCTGATGACGCCTGTCGGGCGCATCATCGTGCTGAAAAACGCCCGCAAGTCCGAACTCGTCCAGGCGATCGCGCTGATCACCTGGCCGGCGCTGACGGCGCCGGTGATCGGCCCGGTGCTCGGCGGCTTCATCACCACCTATGCCAGCTGGCACTGGAACTTCCTCATCAACATCCCGATCGGCATTCTCGGCATGGCGCTGGTGCTGCGCTTCGTGCCGGAGCAGCGCGAGGCCAATCCCGGCCGGCTGGATTTTGTCGGCTTCATCCTAAGCGCGGCGGGGCTGACCTTCCTGCTCGCCGCCCTGGAGCTTTCGGTCAAATGGGACGGCGGGCTTTTGCCTGTCATATCAATGCTGGCGGCGGGCATCGTGCTGTCTGTGATGGCGACACGGCATTTCCTCGCCGTCGACAATCCGCTGCTCGACCTTTCGGCCTTCCGCGTCCAGACGTTCTCGATGTCGACGCTGTCGGCAGGCACGGCCTGCAGGGTGGCGATCAATGCGACGCCGTTCCTGCTGCCTCTGCTGTTCCAGCTCGGTTTCGGGCTGAGCTCGATTGCCGCCGGCACCTATCTGCTCGTCTATTTCCTCGGCAATCTCGGCATGAAGACGGTGACGACGCCGCTCCTGCGCTTCTTCGGCTTCCGCTTCGTGCTTGTGTTCAACGGGCTGATCGCGGCCCTTTCGATCACTGCTTGCGGTTTCCTCTCGCCGGAAACGCCGCTGTTTTTCACCTATGGGCTGCTTTTCCTCGCCGGCCTGTCGCGGTCGATGGAATTCACCGCGCTGAATACGCTCGCCTTCGCCGATATCGGCCCGGCGCAACGAAGCTCGGCCTCGACGCTGTCGAGCATGCTGCAGCAGGTATCGATGCTGCTCGGCGTGGCGGTGGCGGCGGCCGTCCTCAATATCGCCGCGGCTCTAAGAGGCGCCGACAATCCCGTTCTTGCCGATTTCCGCTGGGCTTTCGTGGTGGTTGGCGCGATCGGCATTGTCTCGGTACTGCGTTTCCTGCAATTGCCAGCGGAGGCGGGGGCTGAAGTATCCGGACACCGGAAATTCCAGAAAAATTAG